A stretch of the Teredinibacter haidensis genome encodes the following:
- a CDS encoding HDOD domain-containing protein produces the protein MTAPNRLPDRLLPLQAAILEQINAHHIDVPMLPEVAGKVVRLTQDVDSDASELATLIQSDQTLAAHVMRIANSALYSPNSSLVSLQQASARLGMKLISEIALAASINSSLFNTPGYEEHIQYEIRCSLMTGLWAKEIARVSRRNVEAAFITGLLHAIGRPIAVQTALKVAAESNTTLDTAEVLALEDKFQRQIGVQVVEQWEMPRLVVDVVRFFDCYNDAGAARNQTMIAIAAEAFTHHFMSEQGDNNCISREELVSQVVLAELNLYRDEVLELLEKQDLVKSAMEAMTA, from the coding sequence ATGACTGCACCAAACCGTCTACCTGACCGCCTACTCCCGCTACAAGCCGCCATCCTCGAGCAGATCAATGCCCACCATATCGATGTCCCCATGTTACCGGAGGTGGCTGGCAAGGTCGTACGGCTCACTCAGGACGTAGATTCCGATGCATCCGAACTGGCGACGTTGATTCAAAGTGATCAAACACTTGCCGCACACGTTATGCGCATAGCGAATTCCGCGCTTTACAGCCCCAATAGCAGCCTCGTATCGCTTCAACAGGCCTCTGCACGCCTTGGAATGAAGCTGATTTCTGAAATCGCCCTAGCCGCCTCGATAAACTCCAGCCTGTTTAATACGCCTGGCTACGAAGAACATATTCAGTACGAAATTCGCTGCTCGCTAATGACAGGGCTATGGGCGAAAGAAATTGCGCGCGTCTCCAGGCGTAATGTCGAAGCCGCGTTTATCACAGGGTTGTTGCACGCTATTGGCCGTCCAATTGCGGTGCAAACAGCTCTAAAAGTTGCTGCCGAATCAAACACAACGCTCGATACAGCGGAAGTTCTGGCGCTAGAGGATAAGTTCCAACGCCAAATAGGGGTGCAAGTAGTAGAACAGTGGGAAATGCCCAGGCTTGTTGTCGATGTTGTGCGGTTTTTTGATTGCTATAACGATGCTGGAGCCGCCCGAAATCAGACGATGATTGCCATCGCTGCGGAAGCCTTCACCCATCATTTTATGAGTGAGCAGGGAGATAACAACTGTATATCCCGTGAAGAATTAGTTTCACAAGTCGTTCTCGCCGAACTCAATCTCTATCGGGACGAAGTACTTGAATTATTAGAAAAACAAGACTTGGTGAAATCTGCAATGGAGGCCATGACCGCGTGA
- a CDS encoding response regulator receiver protein: MSLQKVMVIYSKQESALGVHIANHFSARLIEAGEGAEQLLTEGDCRAVVFDCVKAGKMDLLYCQKLLEEECMVDTPLIVVAEENLLEDKLKALEIGCDDYLDTSMAGDEACARINKSIFNQIANQQLKSRLELANQTAHSAMSDNSDLGANIQFLLGVHDCDNVDELGQLFFRTLGRYGLHCSLQMRSIMGVKNMEAHGMAKDLESQMLTQLAGEGRYIDFGCRTIINYDCVSLLVKNMPVDDKEKYGAIKDNTFSLLQGLNARILVLEDKQHLLDEKAALRKISEDVGSVMVTIKDSYQKVMCDIVTEVENVAELIQSKVPTLALTEENEYFLENATVNAIAETNRIFNEGLVVDEIFAKLEHAIETSLKTVDNAPSIEKTAMVNASPQNKDEDSSVELF, from the coding sequence ATGTCATTACAAAAAGTAATGGTTATTTATTCGAAGCAGGAGTCGGCGCTGGGTGTTCATATCGCCAATCATTTTTCTGCGCGCTTGATCGAGGCCGGTGAGGGGGCAGAACAGCTGCTTACCGAGGGAGACTGTAGGGCCGTTGTATTCGATTGTGTGAAAGCAGGAAAAATGGATTTGCTGTACTGCCAGAAACTTCTGGAAGAGGAATGTATGGTTGATACTCCGCTGATTGTGGTGGCGGAAGAGAATCTGCTCGAAGATAAGTTAAAAGCGCTGGAAATTGGTTGCGATGACTATCTGGATACTTCTATGGCGGGCGATGAAGCCTGCGCTCGTATAAACAAAAGTATCTTTAACCAGATAGCGAACCAGCAGCTGAAATCACGGTTGGAGCTGGCGAATCAAACCGCCCATTCTGCCATGTCGGACAACAGTGACCTAGGTGCAAATATTCAGTTCTTACTGGGGGTCCACGATTGCGATAACGTTGATGAGCTTGGGCAACTGTTTTTTCGTACGTTAGGCCGATACGGCCTGCATTGTAGCCTTCAAATGCGTAGCATTATGGGTGTTAAAAATATGGAAGCTCACGGTATGGCCAAGGATCTGGAATCACAAATGCTTACCCAGCTGGCGGGGGAGGGGCGCTATATCGATTTTGGGTGCAGAACAATCATAAATTATGACTGTGTATCCCTTCTTGTTAAGAACATGCCTGTTGACGATAAGGAAAAATATGGTGCGATTAAAGACAATACATTTTCTTTATTACAGGGTTTAAATGCACGTATTCTGGTTTTAGAAGACAAGCAGCATCTCTTGGATGAAAAAGCTGCACTGCGTAAAATCTCGGAGGATGTGGGCTCGGTGATGGTGACAATTAAAGATTCGTATCAAAAAGTCATGTGCGATATTGTGACTGAAGTTGAAAACGTGGCCGAGCTGATTCAGAGTAAAGTGCCGACATTGGCTCTTACTGAAGAGAATGAATATTTCTTGGAAAACGCGACGGTTAACGCGATTGCTGAAACGAACCGAATTTTTAATGAAGGGTTGGTGGTTGATGAAATTTTCGCCAAACTTGAACATGCTATTGAAACGAGTTTAAAAACCGTTGATAACGCTCCTTCGATTGAAAAAACGGCAATGGTTAATGCTAGCCCACAAAATAAGGATGAAGATAGCTCTGTAGAGTTGTTTTGA